A single region of the Solwaraspora sp. WMMD406 genome encodes:
- a CDS encoding DUF3488 and transglutaminase-like domain-containing protein — MSTRRHLGLVAAAATVMAAAPLATIFESWTWLVQCTITVVLVGGTAMLTRTLLAPGWLQPVTMVGALLLALTWLFPSGDEFLVVLPSPATLGHFGSLLAQSARDVHVYGVPVPDGDALLFITVLGVGSVAVVVDLLTVTLRRPALAGLPMLAIYSVPVAIYVDSVPAVPFVVGAVGYLWLLMADNVDRVRRFGRRFTGDGRDVDVWEPSPLAAAGRRLAVVGVVVAVAIPLAIPGMTSGLLSTLGGGGSGSGLGNGPGQVNLFAALSGQLNQTEVTEMVRVTTDDPNPAYLRIGVADEVRDDGFASRPPRGRPSSALALSDPREDPRIRSSGVSHEEFEASVEVTDDFNMALLPTYAVPVEMRDIDGSWAYDPTAQVVFSGRSRARGLTYEFTYVRSSYTPGALRRSPSLTVDDPIWQQFTPVPQVPQVTALVGELVDGSRSDYDRVRAIYDHFSRDNGFSYSLATEGGTASQDIVNFLDNKVGFCQQYAAAMAWMVRAAGIPARVAFGFTNGSRQLENTYTLTNLNLHAWTEVYFDGLGWVPFDPTPAASVPGSVRSDWAPDVDAPEATDPTVAPSVAPGAVPSAGPLPDAGPGNIDEGDEGAGASGSASSGPTWPWWTLAGAIVLIALLALPALHRASVRRRRLARTSGTPGPRIAADGDAAGPVMVVTGGDVDHAREHAHAAWTELIDTMVDLRVVVDRSETPRATAARLAASEAVRDTAADAVRLLGQAEERARYAREPMPGAPLVDALRRTRQALSAGASRRTRIVARLLPPSVLLHWRAQLMDVSGRAFGAVGVWRESMLRFSPRRLLTSRFGR; from the coding sequence ATGAGCACCCGCAGGCACCTGGGTCTGGTCGCCGCGGCGGCCACGGTGATGGCGGCCGCGCCGCTGGCCACCATCTTCGAAAGCTGGACCTGGCTGGTGCAGTGCACGATCACGGTCGTGCTGGTGGGCGGCACCGCGATGCTCACCCGTACGCTGCTGGCGCCGGGCTGGCTACAGCCGGTCACCATGGTCGGCGCGCTGCTGCTCGCCCTGACCTGGTTGTTCCCGAGCGGGGACGAGTTCCTCGTGGTGCTGCCGTCCCCGGCGACTCTCGGCCACTTCGGCTCTCTGCTGGCGCAGTCCGCCCGGGACGTGCACGTGTACGGCGTACCGGTGCCGGACGGCGACGCCCTGCTGTTCATCACCGTGCTCGGGGTGGGTTCGGTCGCCGTGGTGGTGGACCTGCTGACCGTGACGTTGCGCCGACCGGCGCTGGCCGGGCTGCCGATGCTGGCGATCTACTCGGTACCGGTGGCGATCTACGTCGACAGCGTTCCGGCGGTGCCGTTCGTCGTCGGCGCGGTCGGCTACCTGTGGCTGCTGATGGCGGACAACGTCGACCGGGTCCGCCGGTTCGGCCGACGCTTCACCGGCGACGGCCGCGACGTCGATGTCTGGGAGCCGTCGCCGTTGGCCGCGGCCGGACGCCGGCTGGCGGTGGTCGGGGTGGTGGTCGCGGTCGCCATCCCGCTGGCGATCCCTGGGATGACCTCGGGTCTGTTGAGCACGTTGGGCGGCGGCGGCTCGGGCAGCGGGTTGGGCAACGGGCCGGGTCAGGTCAATCTCTTCGCGGCGTTGAGTGGTCAGCTCAACCAGACCGAGGTCACCGAGATGGTCCGGGTGACCACGGACGACCCGAACCCGGCATACCTGCGGATCGGGGTGGCCGACGAGGTCCGTGACGACGGCTTCGCCAGCCGCCCGCCCCGGGGCCGCCCGTCGTCGGCGCTGGCGCTGTCCGATCCCCGCGAGGATCCCCGGATCCGCTCCTCCGGCGTCAGCCACGAGGAGTTCGAGGCAAGCGTCGAGGTCACCGACGACTTCAACATGGCGCTGCTGCCGACGTACGCCGTACCGGTGGAGATGCGCGACATCGACGGGTCGTGGGCGTACGACCCGACCGCGCAGGTCGTCTTCTCCGGCCGGTCCCGGGCCCGCGGGTTGACCTACGAATTCACCTATGTCCGCTCGTCGTACACGCCGGGGGCGCTGCGCCGGTCCCCGTCGCTCACCGTCGACGACCCGATCTGGCAGCAGTTCACGCCGGTGCCGCAGGTGCCGCAGGTCACCGCGCTGGTCGGCGAACTGGTCGACGGGTCGCGCAGCGACTACGACCGGGTACGGGCGATCTACGACCATTTCTCGCGGGACAACGGGTTCAGCTACAGCCTCGCCACCGAGGGCGGTACGGCCAGCCAGGACATCGTCAACTTCCTGGACAACAAGGTGGGTTTCTGCCAGCAGTACGCCGCCGCGATGGCCTGGATGGTGCGCGCGGCCGGCATCCCGGCCCGGGTCGCCTTCGGCTTCACGAACGGTTCGCGACAGCTGGAGAACACCTACACCCTGACCAATCTGAACCTGCATGCCTGGACTGAGGTCTATTTCGACGGGCTCGGTTGGGTGCCGTTCGATCCGACGCCGGCGGCGAGTGTGCCGGGTTCGGTACGTTCGGACTGGGCACCGGACGTGGACGCGCCGGAGGCGACCGACCCGACCGTGGCGCCGAGCGTCGCGCCGGGGGCGGTGCCGTCCGCCGGGCCGCTGCCCGACGCCGGTCCGGGCAACATCGACGAGGGCGACGAGGGTGCCGGTGCCAGCGGTAGCGCGTCCTCCGGTCCGACCTGGCCGTGGTGGACACTGGCCGGGGCGATCGTGCTGATCGCGCTGCTGGCGCTGCCGGCCCTGCACCGGGCCTCGGTACGCCGCCGACGGCTGGCCCGGACCTCGGGCACCCCGGGACCACGGATCGCGGCCGACGGCGACGCCGCCGGCCCGGTGATGGTGGTCACCGGCGGCGATGTCGACCACGCCCGGGAGCACGCGCACGCGGCCTGGACGGAACTGATCGACACCATGGTCGACCTGCGCGTCGTGGTGGACAGGTCGGAGACACCACGGGCGACGGCGGCTCGGCTCGCGGCGTCGGAGGCGGTGCGGGACACCGCCGCCGACGCGGTCCGGCTCCTCGGTCAGGCCGAGGAACGGGCCCGGTACGCCCGGGAGCCGATGCCGGGGGCACCGCTGGTCGACGCGCTACGCCGTACCCGTCAGGCGTTGTCCGCCGGGGCGAGCCGGCGTACCCGGATCGTCGCCCGTCTGCTGCCGCCGTCGGTGCTGCTGCACTGGCGGGCCCAGCTGATGGACGTGTCCGGTCGAGCGTTCGGTGCCGTGGGTGTCTGGCGGGAGTCGATGCTGCGGTTCAGCCCGCGAAGGCTGCTGACCAGCCGGTTCGGCCGCTGA
- a CDS encoding DUF58 domain-containing protein gives MREALRGLTTRGRSFLAAGAAAVLSALILGEKDLLRVAILLAVLPLLAAVYVGRSRYKLACTRSLEPHRVPVGSNARIVLRLQNMSRLPTGTLLLEDRLPYALGSRPRVVLERLGAQQASSVAYTVRADVRGRYEVGPLVVRLTDPFGLCELTRAFPSVDELTVIPQVVSLPSVRLTGEYTGSGDSRARSVAVHGEDDSATREYRRGDDLRRVHWKSTARTGELMVRREEQPWESRATVVLDTRAYAHRGEGPTASFEWAVAAAASAAVHFRTAGYRVRLVTEIGVDTDATEPDGDGLLLDQLADVTASQRSDIATLVEQVRRRSDNSVIVALLGALTVAEAELLAGLRGNRTTCVAVLIDSSTWMNLTPAERVEADRAHSAAALSLQESGWRVVGVGHGDQLPSLWPQLDRGSQGFAWRAAMAETVAGGVK, from the coding sequence ATGCGCGAGGCGCTGCGCGGCCTCACCACCCGTGGCCGGTCGTTCCTCGCGGCCGGTGCCGCGGCGGTGTTGTCCGCGCTGATCCTCGGTGAGAAGGATCTGCTCCGGGTGGCGATCCTGCTGGCCGTGCTGCCGTTGCTGGCCGCTGTGTACGTCGGTCGCAGCCGGTACAAGCTGGCGTGTACCCGGTCGCTCGAACCGCACCGGGTACCGGTGGGCTCCAACGCCCGGATCGTGCTGCGGCTGCAGAACATGTCCCGGCTGCCGACCGGCACGCTGCTGCTGGAGGACCGGCTGCCGTACGCGCTGGGCAGCCGGCCCCGGGTGGTGTTGGAACGCCTCGGCGCCCAGCAGGCCAGTTCGGTGGCGTACACGGTCCGTGCCGACGTGCGCGGACGCTACGAGGTGGGTCCGCTGGTGGTCCGGCTGACCGACCCGTTCGGACTCTGCGAGCTTACCCGGGCGTTTCCCAGTGTCGACGAGCTGACCGTGATCCCGCAGGTCGTGTCGTTGCCGTCGGTCCGGCTGACCGGCGAGTACACCGGCTCGGGTGACAGCCGGGCGCGGTCGGTGGCGGTGCACGGCGAGGACGATTCGGCGACGCGTGAGTACCGACGTGGTGACGACCTGCGCCGGGTGCACTGGAAGTCCACGGCCCGCACCGGTGAGCTGATGGTGCGCCGGGAGGAGCAGCCCTGGGAAAGCCGGGCGACGGTGGTGTTGGACACCCGGGCGTACGCGCACCGGGGTGAGGGTCCGACCGCGAGCTTCGAGTGGGCGGTGGCCGCGGCGGCGAGCGCGGCGGTGCACTTCCGCACCGCCGGCTACCGGGTGCGTCTGGTCACCGAGATCGGCGTCGACACCGACGCGACCGAGCCCGATGGTGACGGGCTGCTGCTGGATCAGCTGGCCGACGTCACCGCCAGCCAGCGTAGCGACATCGCCACCTTGGTCGAGCAGGTGCGCCGCCGGTCCGACAATTCGGTGATCGTGGCGCTGTTGGGCGCGCTGACCGTTGCCGAGGCCGAGCTGCTGGCCGGGCTGCGCGGCAACCGGACGACCTGCGTCGCTGTCCTGATCGACAGCTCCACCTGGATGAATCTCACCCCGGCCGAACGCGTCGAGGCCGACCGGGCGCACAGCGCCGCCGCCCTGTCGCTGCAGGAGAGCGGCTGGCGGGTCGTCGGTGTCGGCCACGGCGACCAGTTGCCGTCGCTCTGGCCGCAGTTGGACCGCGGGTCGCAGGGCTTTGCCTGGCGGGCGGCGATGGCCGAGACGGTAGCCGGAGGCGTGAAATGA
- a CDS encoding MoxR family ATPase: MTQDIWDDLGAPMPHDEFRAVTDAIVANIEQVIEGKTATVRLALAVLLAEGHLLIEDVPGVGKTKLAKALARSIDCSVRRIQFTPDLLPSDVTGVSVYNQDNHDFEFKPGAVFANLVVGDEINRASPKTQAALLECMEERQVTVDGTTYELRTPFMVVATQNPIEMEGTYPLPEAQRDRFTARIAMGYPDPGAELAMLDGHGAVDPIHQLRPVSDAPGVRRLIATVREIHVADPVKQYAVDLVTATREAPDLRLGASPRSTLQLLRTARAVAALEGRDYVLPDDLQVLAVPVLAHRLIPTAEAQRARRTTDAIIAEMVHRLPLPHERQRPAPATGYDARQFGTDGAPVPFETRGR; encoded by the coding sequence GTGACCCAAGACATCTGGGACGATCTGGGCGCTCCGATGCCCCATGACGAGTTCCGCGCCGTGACCGACGCCATCGTGGCCAACATCGAACAGGTCATCGAGGGCAAGACCGCAACGGTTCGGCTCGCCCTCGCCGTACTGCTCGCCGAAGGTCATCTGCTGATCGAGGACGTACCCGGCGTCGGCAAGACCAAACTCGCCAAGGCCCTGGCCCGGTCGATCGATTGCTCCGTCCGCCGAATCCAGTTCACCCCGGACCTGTTGCCGTCCGACGTGACCGGGGTCAGCGTCTACAACCAGGACAACCACGACTTCGAGTTCAAACCCGGGGCCGTCTTCGCCAACCTGGTGGTCGGTGACGAGATCAACCGGGCCTCGCCGAAGACCCAGGCCGCGCTCCTGGAGTGCATGGAGGAACGGCAGGTCACAGTCGACGGGACGACCTACGAGCTGCGGACGCCGTTCATGGTGGTCGCCACTCAGAACCCGATCGAGATGGAGGGGACCTATCCCCTGCCGGAGGCGCAACGGGACCGGTTCACCGCCCGGATCGCGATGGGTTACCCGGATCCCGGTGCCGAGTTGGCGATGCTCGACGGGCACGGCGCGGTGGATCCGATCCACCAGCTGCGGCCGGTCTCCGACGCCCCGGGCGTCCGCCGGCTGATCGCCACCGTCCGGGAGATCCACGTCGCCGATCCGGTCAAGCAGTACGCCGTCGACCTGGTGACCGCCACCCGGGAGGCACCCGACCTGCGGCTCGGCGCGTCGCCACGGTCGACCCTGCAGCTGCTGCGTACCGCCCGGGCCGTCGCCGCGTTGGAGGGCCGGGATTACGTCCTGCCCGACGATCTGCAGGTGCTCGCCGTACCGGTGTTGGCGCACCGGTTGATTCCCACCGCCGAGGCGCAGCGGGCCCGGCGCACGACGGACGCGATCATCGCCGAGATGGTGCACCGGCTGCCGCTGCCGCACGAACGGCAGCGGCCGGCTCCCGCCACCGGCTACGACGCTCGCCAGTTCGGCACCGACGGCGCGCCGGTCCCCTTCGAGACGCGAGGGCGTTGA
- a CDS encoding universal stress protein, translating into MSTVGYVAIVVVLWVLSGITAAAVFLTRRGQRAWYWYVLGAVLGLLFVPIALERGSRPTGRVESRTADEPVARHPGTGPRVLVGLDGSAVSDRALSAVEHGLAGDPEELILVTVVDVAQVDPGNRTGDESEQVEQARRLLADRADQVRAATPGRGPATTTIEIVTGQPARALLDVARTRAADLIVIGRRGSGVSNRLMGSVADQVVRESTRSVLVAGDDAKDA; encoded by the coding sequence ATGTCCACGGTCGGCTACGTCGCGATCGTCGTCGTGCTCTGGGTGCTGTCCGGAATCACCGCCGCCGCCGTGTTCCTGACCCGCCGAGGTCAACGGGCCTGGTACTGGTACGTCCTCGGCGCAGTGCTGGGACTGCTGTTCGTGCCGATCGCGCTGGAGCGGGGATCCCGACCCACCGGTCGGGTGGAAAGCCGAACCGCCGACGAGCCGGTGGCGCGGCACCCCGGAACCGGGCCACGAGTGCTGGTCGGACTCGACGGCTCAGCCGTGTCCGACCGCGCGCTGTCGGCCGTCGAGCACGGGCTGGCCGGGGACCCCGAAGAACTGATCCTGGTCACCGTCGTCGACGTGGCACAGGTCGATCCGGGGAACCGTACCGGGGACGAGTCGGAGCAGGTCGAGCAGGCGCGACGGCTCCTGGCCGACCGGGCCGACCAGGTCCGCGCGGCCACGCCTGGACGCGGACCCGCGACGACCACCATCGAGATCGTCACCGGACAGCCGGCCCGCGCGCTTCTCGACGTCGCGCGGACCCGCGCGGCCGACCTGATCGTCATCGGACGTCGCGGCAGCGGGGTCTCCAACCGTCTGATGGGTAGCGTCGCGGACCAGGTGGTCCGGGAATCGACACGGTCGGTCCTGGTGGCCGGCGACGACGCCAAGGACGCCTGA
- a CDS encoding proton-conducting transporter membrane subunit produces MNSTLLVLPIALPLVLAGLLLAAPYRLVVHRVAGIATSAVIGGYAVVLVIATSDGTVFAERIGDWPAGIAITLAADTFSALMIAVTAAVSLTYGVFASGSGDDRRPYLVPLSLTMSAGAYGAYLAADLFNLFVMVEVMLVPSYVLLTTGGGRRRIVAGRVYVTVNLLASTIFLAGVGLIYAVAGTVSLAELAGAAAGSSAGSPAGSSAVALAGAVVLLALAIKSALVPLHSWLPRSYPYAPPAVTALFSGILTKVGVYAIVRIVAVMYDGATDYGWLIGAVAVVTMVVGVLGALGESSIRSVLAFHMVSQVGYVLIGLALFSPAALTAAVFFLVQYILVKSALFLCAGAVVVGYGTDRLDRLGGLAWPHRLLGLAFATAGLSLAGMPPFSGFVGKFLILRAATEQGSYLIMVVALVVSLGTLISMIKVWDLAFWGEPPDELPESGRPAHGHAAESSQRGPDAEPGADAEPGADAEPGPDAEPAASATGVAVVAPARTAARVGLRLTVPALALAGLSLLLGPAAQPLLDLATTAADGLVDTSRYVEAVTRR; encoded by the coding sequence ATGAACTCCACCCTGCTGGTGCTGCCGATCGCGCTGCCGCTGGTGCTGGCGGGACTGTTGCTGGCGGCGCCGTACCGGCTGGTGGTGCACCGGGTCGCCGGCATCGCCACCAGCGCCGTGATCGGGGGGTACGCGGTGGTGCTGGTCATCGCGACCAGCGACGGCACGGTGTTCGCCGAACGGATCGGCGACTGGCCGGCCGGTATCGCCATCACCCTGGCGGCGGACACCTTCAGCGCGCTGATGATCGCGGTGACCGCAGCAGTAAGCCTGACCTACGGGGTGTTCGCCAGCGGCTCGGGTGACGACCGCCGTCCGTACCTGGTGCCGCTGTCGCTGACGATGTCCGCTGGCGCGTACGGTGCGTACCTCGCCGCCGACCTGTTCAACCTCTTCGTCATGGTCGAGGTCATGCTGGTGCCGTCGTACGTGCTGTTGACGACCGGCGGCGGCCGGCGGCGGATCGTCGCGGGCCGGGTGTACGTCACCGTGAACCTCCTGGCGTCGACGATCTTCCTGGCCGGTGTCGGCCTGATCTACGCCGTCGCCGGCACCGTCAGCCTCGCCGAACTGGCCGGTGCCGCCGCCGGTTCATCGGCCGGTTCTCCCGCCGGTTCTTCCGCCGTGGCCCTGGCCGGTGCTGTCGTGTTGCTTGCCCTCGCCATCAAGTCAGCGCTGGTGCCGTTGCACAGTTGGCTACCGCGTAGCTACCCGTATGCGCCGCCAGCGGTGACCGCCCTCTTCTCCGGCATCCTCACCAAGGTCGGGGTGTACGCGATCGTCCGGATCGTCGCCGTCATGTACGACGGGGCGACCGACTACGGCTGGCTGATCGGGGCGGTCGCCGTGGTCACCATGGTGGTCGGCGTGCTCGGGGCGCTCGGTGAGTCGTCGATCCGATCGGTGCTGGCGTTCCACATGGTCAGCCAGGTCGGCTACGTCCTGATCGGGCTGGCTTTGTTCAGTCCCGCCGCGCTGACCGCTGCCGTTTTCTTCCTGGTGCAGTACATCCTGGTCAAGTCCGCGTTGTTCCTCTGCGCCGGAGCGGTGGTGGTCGGCTACGGTACGGACCGACTGGACCGACTGGGTGGACTGGCCTGGCCGCACCGGTTGCTCGGGTTGGCGTTCGCCACCGCCGGGCTGTCGCTGGCGGGCATGCCACCCTTCTCCGGCTTCGTCGGCAAGTTCCTGATCCTGCGAGCGGCAACGGAGCAGGGCAGCTATCTGATCATGGTGGTGGCACTGGTGGTGAGCCTGGGCACCTTGATATCCATGATCAAGGTCTGGGATCTGGCGTTCTGGGGCGAGCCGCCCGATGAGCTACCGGAATCGGGCCGGCCGGCCCACGGCCACGCGGCGGAGTCGAGCCAGCGGGGTCCGGACGCCGAGCCAGGTGCCGATGCCGAGCCGGGTGCCGATGCCGAGCCGGGTCCGGACGCCGAGCCGGCCGCGTCGGCTACCGGGGTCGCGGTCGTCGCCCCGGCCCGTACGGCGGCCCGCGTCGGCCTGCGTCTGACCGTGCCCGCGCTGGCGCTCGCCGGGCTCAGCCTGCTGCTCGGCCCGGCCGCCCAACCGCTGCTCGACCTCGCCACCACCGCCGCCGACGGGCTGGTCGACACCAGCCGGTACGTCGAGGCGGTGACCCGTCGATGA
- a CDS encoding Na+/H+ antiporter subunit E, whose protein sequence is MTRLPYRSGTGPTRRRWRSLPRRVVWRSGRVLRFLGYFTARLVIANLVVAREIVTPGSGLSPGIVEFPLRTRTRSEVVLMALAVGLTPGTLTVAIREEPPTLYVHGMHAEDPARFRAELSRLQEWMLPALRPVADDADPAAGADDADPAAGAAEPGPAWEGPR, encoded by the coding sequence ATGACTCGCCTGCCGTACCGCTCCGGAACGGGCCCGACCCGGCGGCGATGGCGGAGCTTGCCGCGCCGGGTGGTGTGGCGGTCCGGACGGGTGCTGCGCTTCCTCGGCTACTTCACGGCCCGGTTGGTGATCGCCAATCTGGTCGTCGCCCGGGAGATCGTGACTCCGGGCAGCGGGTTGTCTCCGGGAATCGTCGAGTTCCCGCTGCGTACCCGGACCCGCAGCGAGGTCGTGCTGATGGCGCTCGCGGTCGGTCTGACCCCCGGTACGTTGACCGTCGCGATTCGCGAGGAGCCGCCGACCCTGTACGTGCACGGCATGCATGCCGAGGACCCGGCCCGTTTCCGTGCCGAACTCAGCCGTCTCCAGGAATGGATGCTGCCGGCGTTGCGGCCGGTGGCCGATGATGCCGATCCGGCGGCGGGTGCCGATGATGCCGATCCGGCGGCGGGCGCGGCCGAGCCCGGCCCTGCGTGGGAGGGTCCCCGATGA
- a CDS encoding monovalent cation/H+ antiporter complex subunit F: protein MSPLDLVLGVLALAMLAAIVRLIIGPTDADRAAAVDFGFFVFIAAVAVLAARLRTAALLDIVLTATLVGFLATVALARLVERRSR from the coding sequence ATGAGCCCGCTCGATCTGGTACTCGGCGTGCTGGCCCTGGCCATGCTCGCGGCGATCGTCCGCTTGATCATCGGACCGACCGACGCGGACCGGGCCGCCGCCGTCGACTTCGGATTCTTCGTGTTCATCGCGGCGGTCGCGGTGCTCGCCGCGCGGCTGCGGACCGCCGCGTTGCTCGACATCGTGCTCACCGCCACCCTGGTCGGGTTCCTGGCCACGGTAGCGCTCGCCCGGCTCGTGGAACGGAGAAGTCGTTGA
- the mnhG gene encoding monovalent cation/H(+) antiporter subunit G: MTGWDLLAGAFLGTGTLLIAITALGMLRLPDIYNRMNAVAKAASLGLIMILLGVLVLIPSPRTAVVIVLAILLQMITAPVGGYALARAAYRSGTPMAPESRFDALATGTPPDAVESRPGSSPPP, encoded by the coding sequence TTGACCGGATGGGACCTGCTCGCCGGCGCGTTTCTCGGCACCGGCACCCTGCTGATCGCGATCACCGCGCTCGGGATGCTGCGGCTACCCGACATCTACAACCGGATGAACGCCGTCGCGAAGGCGGCCAGCCTGGGCCTGATCATGATCTTGCTCGGCGTACTCGTGCTGATCCCCAGTCCGCGTACCGCCGTGGTCATCGTCCTGGCCATCCTGCTGCAGATGATCACCGCTCCGGTCGGCGGGTACGCGTTGGCCAGGGCCGCGTACCGATCCGGCACGCCGATGGCGCCGGAGAGCCGGTTCGACGCCCTGGCCACCGGTACGCCCCCCGATGCGGTGGAGAGTCGGCCCGGCTCGTCGCCGCCACCCTGA